One stretch of Tenacibaculum sp. MAR_2010_89 DNA includes these proteins:
- a CDS encoding SAM-dependent methyltransferase, translating to MNEFQQLRDTLSQSILNANFVKMTLSKPIKKSDGLPNVYIRLVKIKGAEVLQFTYHYTTNDKVKNYTITEALSELEILLLDNFRAATLFTLKNDLLVFISKKKKVSYKLNAPSFKNKLPDTHDKPKERLAEAGKYLQYLGITDKEGKVIHKMADKYRQINKYLEIIEGLLKSTKLPKHINIVDMGSGKGYLTFALYDYLVNQKKFNATVTGIELRNELVNYCNDVARKSEFKNLSFVAQPIQEYDNNKIDILIALHACDTATDDAIYKGLLANAELIICAPCCHKQIRQQVKGKEQESPLLKYGIFKERQFEMVTDTIRALILEKNNYNTKVFEFISNEHTRKNVMLVGSKSSKKIDSSKIESKISSLKNTYAIEKHYLETLL from the coding sequence ATGAATGAATTTCAACAATTAAGAGATACTTTAAGTCAAAGCATTTTAAATGCTAATTTTGTGAAAATGACTTTAAGTAAGCCAATAAAGAAGAGTGATGGGTTACCAAATGTATATATAAGATTAGTAAAAATAAAAGGTGCAGAAGTTTTACAATTCACATATCATTATACTACAAATGATAAAGTGAAAAACTATACAATAACTGAAGCTTTGTCTGAATTAGAAATTTTATTATTAGATAATTTTAGAGCTGCAACGTTATTTACTTTAAAAAATGATTTATTAGTTTTTATTTCTAAAAAGAAAAAAGTTTCATATAAACTTAATGCCCCAAGTTTTAAAAATAAGTTACCAGATACTCACGATAAACCGAAAGAGCGTCTAGCAGAGGCAGGTAAGTATTTACAGTATTTAGGTATCACTGATAAAGAAGGGAAGGTCATTCATAAAATGGCAGACAAGTATCGTCAGATAAATAAATATTTAGAAATTATTGAAGGCCTTTTAAAGTCAACTAAATTACCAAAGCATATTAATATTGTTGATATGGGTTCAGGTAAAGGGTATTTAACATTTGCTTTGTATGATTATTTAGTGAATCAGAAAAAGTTTAATGCTACTGTTACAGGAATAGAGTTACGTAATGAATTAGTAAATTATTGTAACGATGTAGCAAGGAAGAGCGAATTTAAAAATTTATCATTTGTAGCACAACCAATTCAGGAGTATGACAATAATAAAATTGATATTTTAATAGCGTTACATGCTTGTGATACAGCAACTGATGATGCTATTTATAAAGGATTGTTAGCAAATGCTGAATTAATTATATGCGCACCGTGTTGTCATAAACAAATTCGCCAACAAGTTAAAGGTAAAGAACAAGAAAGTCCACTTTTAAAATATGGAATATTTAAAGAGCGTCAATTTGAAATGGTAACTGACACAATTCGTGCGTTAATTTTAGAGAAAAATAATTATAATACTAAAGTATTTGAATTTATAAGCAATGAACATACACGTAAAAATGTAATGTTAGTAGGGAGTAAATCATCTAAAAAGATTGATAGTTCTAAGATAGAATCTAAAATATCAAGTTTAAAAAATACCTATGCTATTGAAAAGCATTATTTAGAAACATTATTATAA
- the hisIE gene encoding bifunctional phosphoribosyl-AMP cyclohydrolase/phosphoribosyl-ATP diphosphatase HisIE, producing the protein MNIDFTKGDGLVPVIIQNNSTLQVLMLGYMNKEAFLKTKKEKKVTFFSRSKNRLWTKGEESGNFLLVKDIQIDCDNDTILIKVVPEGPTCHKGTTSCFAEETSKGFLYELERIVSNRIDNDIETSYTNKLFKRGINKVAQKVGEEAVELVIEAKDDNDSLFKNEAADLLYHFVILLKAKGFTLLEIEDVLKKRN; encoded by the coding sequence ATGAATATAGATTTTACAAAAGGAGATGGATTAGTTCCAGTTATAATCCAAAATAATTCCACATTACAAGTTTTAATGCTGGGGTATATGAATAAAGAAGCTTTTTTGAAAACTAAGAAAGAAAAAAAAGTTACATTTTTTAGTAGAAGTAAAAATAGATTATGGACTAAAGGAGAAGAATCTGGTAACTTTTTATTAGTAAAAGATATTCAAATTGACTGTGATAATGATACCATTTTAATAAAAGTTGTGCCAGAGGGGCCAACTTGTCATAAAGGAACGACTTCATGTTTTGCTGAAGAAACGTCAAAAGGCTTTTTATATGAATTAGAAAGAATTGTAAGTAATCGTATAGATAATGATATAGAAACGTCATACACTAATAAGTTGTTTAAAAGAGGTATTAATAAGGTAGCTCAAAAAGTAGGAGAAGAAGCTGTAGAGCTTGTTATTGAAGCAAAAGATGATAATGATAGTTTGTTTAAAAATGAAGCGGCTGATTTACTATATCACTTTGTAATTTTATTAAAGGCAAAAGGTTTTACATTACTCGAAATTGAAGATGTTTTGAAGAAAAGAAATTAA
- the yiaA gene encoding inner membrane protein YiaA, with protein sequence MNNQVEGFEDKNKTKRKKEKINEVFNQKPTSAFIGASWSVLLIGISAYCIGLWNADMKLNEKGYYFTVLLFALFSVISVQKSVRDKLEGVKVTEIYYGMSWFTTITSIVLLVIGLWNAELLLSEKGFYGMSFTLSLFAAISVQKNTRDIEYIKINSQNE encoded by the coding sequence ATGAACAATCAAGTAGAAGGTTTTGAAGATAAAAACAAAACAAAAAGAAAGAAAGAGAAAATAAATGAGGTATTTAATCAAAAGCCAACATCAGCTTTTATCGGTGCTTCTTGGTCAGTATTATTAATAGGTATTTCTGCTTATTGTATTGGGTTATGGAATGCTGATATGAAGTTGAATGAAAAGGGGTATTATTTTACAGTATTATTGTTTGCTCTTTTCTCTGTTATTTCTGTACAAAAATCTGTAAGAGATAAGTTAGAAGGGGTTAAAGTGACTGAGATATATTATGGAATGAGTTGGTTTACAACTATTACTTCTATTGTTTTATTGGTGATTGGACTTTGGAACGCTGAGTTATTGTTGAGTGAGAAAGGATTCTATGGTATGTCTTTTACTTTAAGTCTTTTTGCTGCTATATCAGTACAAAAAAACACAAGAGATATAGAATATATTAAAATAAATTCACAAAATGAATAA
- a CDS encoding PLP-dependent transferase: protein MQDNKMLNYIKDVVENMPTDWLNLTTHRLDIYEEKLAKTQFLEQFEALYEKNDANSIALSELPTAFDYIRLGHPLSCLLEWAIANLNNLDAENVISFSSKTIPVLAILRKNLLAKKNTRIIYTGKLPDFFDTEIVKDIYGYQFELIKFENINEVLEFNGSTIFISQQNKICDFNLTSNIDFFINIDDNLGSILVVNGNDNKSYISEIQHVRRRETIAMTPANTLHALKSLLNLKVPSSNTNNIDITKSSVLSSIKEITGANTKAVVASSGLSMQYAIVMGLIHDAVENHKGKAIKIIVPPNCYGGTNDQARRVATCINDVEVMDLPVDGGNDMVKSIDIVLEEIANQNAVPYIIAEIPTNPRVEVPDLLELKNVLNKKRTTSTGETAIDPVFILDQTFCPNTHFLGENEILASTKTISYVSGSKFPSGGQCTAGYCVANKKSEALMEKIDFHLRLCDNEATNLQMEILAKQLPTMNQRIHDAYKYTREFVNFIKENLPDAKINFVSEELAKSGFTPSVFSLDLPTKGNTDEERETYKRALNLKLINLMITEIPNESKFCVSYGQLKGCYWTIPATSTQGTTKEGDKDYIVRVALSSNLDFERHKKVFLDFVNQI from the coding sequence ATGCAAGACAATAAAATGCTAAATTATATTAAAGATGTAGTAGAAAACATGCCTACTGATTGGCTTAATTTAACTACACATCGACTAGATATTTACGAAGAAAAATTAGCTAAAACTCAATTTTTAGAACAATTTGAGGCTTTATATGAAAAAAACGACGCGAACTCAATAGCTTTAAGCGAGCTACCAACTGCTTTTGATTATATACGCTTAGGTCATCCTTTATCTTGCTTACTTGAATGGGCTATTGCAAACCTAAATAATTTAGATGCTGAAAATGTTATTTCTTTTTCATCTAAAACTATTCCTGTTTTAGCTATTCTAAGAAAAAACTTATTAGCAAAAAAAAATACTCGAATAATTTACACTGGTAAACTACCAGATTTTTTTGATACTGAAATAGTAAAAGATATATATGGCTATCAATTTGAGTTGATAAAATTTGAAAATATTAACGAAGTGTTAGAGTTTAATGGAAGTACTATTTTTATTTCTCAACAAAACAAAATATGTGATTTCAATCTTACTTCTAATATTGACTTCTTTATTAACATCGATGATAATTTAGGAAGCATTTTAGTTGTAAATGGCAATGATAACAAAAGTTATATTTCAGAAATTCAACATGTTCGAAGAAGAGAAACTATAGCTATGACACCTGCTAATACTCTTCATGCTTTAAAGTCTCTTTTAAACCTAAAAGTACCTAGCAGTAATACAAACAACATTGATATAACTAAATCAAGTGTTTTAAGCTCAATTAAAGAAATTACCGGAGCAAACACCAAAGCTGTTGTTGCTTCAAGTGGTCTTTCTATGCAATATGCTATTGTAATGGGACTAATTCATGACGCTGTTGAAAATCATAAAGGAAAAGCTATTAAAATAATTGTACCTCCAAATTGTTATGGAGGTACTAATGATCAAGCTAGAAGAGTTGCTACATGTATAAATGATGTTGAAGTAATGGACTTACCTGTTGATGGTGGTAATGACATGGTTAAAAGTATTGATATTGTTTTAGAAGAAATTGCAAACCAAAACGCTGTTCCTTATATAATAGCAGAGATCCCTACAAACCCTAGAGTTGAAGTACCTGATTTATTAGAATTGAAAAATGTTTTAAATAAAAAACGAACTACATCAACTGGTGAGACTGCTATTGATCCTGTTTTTATTTTAGATCAAACATTTTGCCCAAACACTCATTTTTTAGGTGAAAACGAGATACTTGCATCTACCAAAACTATATCATATGTTAGCGGATCTAAATTCCCTAGTGGTGGTCAATGTACAGCTGGATATTGTGTTGCTAATAAAAAATCGGAAGCTTTAATGGAAAAAATAGATTTTCATTTACGCCTTTGTGATAATGAAGCTACAAACCTTCAAATGGAAATCTTAGCAAAACAATTGCCAACTATGAATCAAAGAATTCATGATGCTTATAAATATACTCGTGAATTTGTAAACTTCATAAAAGAAAATCTACCAGATGCAAAAATAAATTTTGTGTCAGAAGAATTAGCAAAAAGTGGATTTACCCCTTCTGTTTTTTCATTAGATCTTCCAACAAAAGGAAATACTGATGAAGAAAGAGAAACTTACAAAAGGGCTTTAAATCTTAAATTAATAAATTTAATGATCACTGAAATCCCTAATGAAAGTAAATTTTGTGTAAGTTATGGTCAATTAAAAGGATGCTACTGGACAATACCTGCAACCTCAACTCAAGGGACAACTAAAGAAGGAGACAAAGACTATATTGTTCGTGTTGCACTTTCATCTAATTTAGATTTTGAACGTCATAAAAAAGTTTTTTTAGATTTTGTTAACCAAATCTAA
- a CDS encoding fasciclin domain-containing protein, with protein MFTKNFKTVLTLSLLLCLSSFTSCSDDDVIDEKQKDIVELASATSTLSTLVSAVQKAGLVDALKADGPFTVFAPTNDAFQALLDSNSSWNSLDDIPVETLKTVLMFHVLTSKVKSTDLSNVYVNTLATGPNDENLSLQVETTGGVEFNGDSKPVTVDVEARNGVVHIIDKVMLPPNVVTLALNNSGFTNLVTALTDSRHTTDFVTVLKGDGPFTVFAPTNRAFEELLATNSSWNSIGDIPIATLDAVLKYHVVNGANVQSKQLTNNQEVTMLSGDKITVDLSSGAKLKTTSNQSVVISSTDVQGANGVIHVVDSVLLPAN; from the coding sequence ATGTTTACTAAAAATTTTAAAACTGTTCTAACACTTAGTTTATTATTGTGTCTTTCATCTTTTACTTCATGTAGCGATGATGATGTAATTGATGAAAAACAAAAAGATATTGTTGAATTAGCATCTGCAACTTCAACATTAAGTACTTTAGTTTCTGCTGTTCAAAAGGCAGGCTTGGTTGATGCATTAAAAGCTGATGGCCCATTTACCGTATTTGCTCCTACAAATGATGCTTTTCAAGCATTGTTAGATTCTAACAGTAGTTGGAATTCATTGGATGATATTCCTGTTGAAACCTTAAAAACTGTATTAATGTTTCATGTACTAACCTCAAAAGTTAAATCAACAGATCTATCAAATGTTTATGTAAATACATTGGCTACTGGTCCGAATGATGAAAATTTATCATTACAAGTTGAAACAACTGGAGGTGTTGAATTTAATGGAGACTCAAAACCTGTTACAGTAGATGTGGAAGCTAGAAATGGAGTAGTACATATTATTGATAAAGTAATGTTACCTCCAAATGTTGTTACATTAGCATTAAATAATTCAGGTTTTACTAATTTAGTAACTGCTTTAACGGATAGTAGGCATACAACTGATTTTGTAACTGTTTTGAAGGGAGATGGTCCTTTTACCGTTTTTGCACCTACTAACAGAGCTTTTGAAGAATTATTAGCCACTAATTCTTCTTGGAATTCAATTGGGGATATTCCAATAGCTACTCTTGATGCTGTATTAAAATATCATGTTGTTAATGGAGCAAATGTTCAGTCTAAACAATTAACGAATAATCAAGAGGTAACAATGCTATCAGGAGACAAAATAACGGTTGACTTGTCAAGTGGTGCAAAATTGAAAACAACTAGCAATCAATCAGTAGTTATATCTTCAACTGATGTACAGGGAGCAAATGGAGTAATTCATGTAGTTGATAGTGTTCTTTTACCTGCAAACTAG
- the hisF gene encoding imidazole glycerol phosphate synthase subunit HisF: protein MLKKRIIPCLDIKNGRTVKGVNFIDIKDAGDPIELAKQYVKDGADELVFLDITATVENRKTLVELVERIAEEINIPFTVGGGISSVDDALVLIKAGADKVSVNSSAVKNPQLITDLKNRFGSQFVVVAIDTKYVNEKWKVFTKGGRNETELETISWSKEIEKLGAGEILLTSMNSDGTKAGFSIDITNSVSKAVNIPVIASGGAGKEEHFKDVFTKTEASAGLAASIFHFEEIPVPKLKQYLKKQNIPVR, encoded by the coding sequence ATGTTAAAAAAACGAATTATACCATGCTTAGATATTAAGAATGGCAGAACAGTGAAAGGAGTCAACTTTATAGATATTAAAGACGCTGGAGATCCTATTGAATTAGCGAAGCAATATGTAAAAGATGGTGCAGATGAGTTAGTGTTTTTAGATATTACAGCTACCGTTGAAAATCGTAAAACATTAGTAGAATTAGTTGAACGTATTGCTGAAGAAATTAATATTCCTTTTACTGTAGGTGGAGGAATAAGTTCAGTAGATGATGCGTTAGTTTTAATTAAAGCAGGTGCTGATAAAGTGAGTGTAAATTCATCCGCAGTTAAAAACCCACAATTAATTACAGATTTAAAAAACCGTTTCGGAAGTCAATTTGTAGTTGTTGCTATTGATACTAAATATGTAAATGAAAAATGGAAAGTATTTACAAAAGGAGGTAGAAATGAAACTGAATTAGAAACAATTTCTTGGAGTAAAGAAATAGAAAAACTTGGAGCCGGAGAAATTTTACTAACCTCAATGAATAGTGATGGAACTAAAGCCGGATTTTCAATTGATATAACAAATTCAGTTAGTAAAGCTGTTAATATTCCTGTTATTGCTTCAGGAGGAGCAGGAAAAGAAGAGCACTTTAAAGATGTGTTTACAAAAACTGAAGCTAGTGCAGGATTAGCTGCCAGTATTTTTCATTTTGAAGAAATACCAGTGCCAAAACTTAAACAATATTTAAAAAAACAAAATATACCAGTACGATGA
- a CDS encoding EamA family transporter produces the protein MKKSTLLIILAFFSIYVIWGSTYLFNKIAVAEIPPFLLGSMRFTSAGILIMIIAKAMKKPLKITRSQFLNSTIAGFLFLVYGNGVFVWALRYVDSGFAALLASTQPLFVLFLMRLIDGKKMQRKSIIGVGLGVLGMYLLVSQQEVSNTEGSILGIFMIFSCVLSWSYGSVFVSKADLPKNFFVSTGYQMLIAGFLLFVASLVFGETWNPPTNWTFKTQISMVLLIIFGGIVAFTAFNYLLKSVSTEKVATSAYVNPVIALFLGWYFLDEELTTQSIVASIILLTGVYFITSRKRIAKLKVTTKPQKI, from the coding sequence ATGAAAAAATCAACATTATTAATAATACTAGCGTTTTTCTCAATTTATGTAATTTGGGGATCTACTTATTTGTTTAATAAAATTGCTGTAGCTGAAATACCGCCTTTTTTATTAGGTTCTATGCGTTTTACTTCAGCAGGTATATTAATTATGATTATAGCGAAAGCTATGAAAAAACCATTGAAAATAACCAGAAGCCAATTTTTAAACTCAACTATAGCTGGTTTTCTTTTTTTAGTGTATGGGAACGGTGTTTTTGTTTGGGCGTTAAGATATGTAGATAGTGGTTTTGCTGCTTTATTAGCTTCAACACAACCATTATTTGTGTTGTTTTTAATGCGCTTAATTGATGGTAAAAAAATGCAAAGAAAATCAATTATAGGAGTTGGTTTAGGGGTTTTAGGTATGTATCTATTGGTAAGTCAACAAGAGGTTTCAAATACAGAAGGAAGTATTTTGGGGATTTTTATGATTTTTAGCTGTGTACTTAGTTGGAGTTATGGTAGTGTTTTTGTTTCTAAAGCAGATTTACCTAAAAACTTTTTTGTAAGTACAGGGTATCAAATGTTGATAGCTGGTTTTTTATTATTTGTAGCTAGTTTAGTATTTGGAGAAACTTGGAATCCGCCTACTAACTGGACTTTTAAAACTCAAATATCAATGGTACTTCTTATTATATTTGGAGGTATTGTAGCATTTACGGCATTTAATTATTTATTAAAATCTGTTTCTACAGAAAAAGTAGCCACATCAGCATACGTGAATCCAGTTATAGCATTGTTTTTAGGATGGTATTTTTTAGATGAAGAATTAACAACACAATCAATAGTTGCTTCTATTATATTACTTACTGGAGTTTATTTTATTACTTCAAGGAAAAGAATAGCAAAACTTAAAGTTACCACCAAACCACAAAAAATTTAA